Proteins co-encoded in one Aspergillus fumigatus Af293 chromosome 6, whole genome shotgun sequence genomic window:
- the utp10 gene encoding snoRNA-binding rRNA-processing protein UTP10 encodes MASSLAAQLSQIAAKSTNQLDLKAQRIAHSQSLIFDRKVASIQDFDTVYQICYEGFQELCQLDSRFTAFERTIFSEQSKAEDRTQLTAAQNKELDVALEAFLALVGGRLLLNPAIKAVEWLVRRFRIHEYNTSFTILTFLPYYTTPLFLNLLAILPEDLTPTFKVLIPYKKSSINPPRHPLVHSATTNKPFLAALNSYVLQVSRQQAHHHALLAFWAGVYTEAVAGMLDASRSGRREIEKQKHEDIVISVLPILNDGFAMKNVSELIIGCYMVSVVLAQKASLQDKVLDSLMEAVAGSWTEETVESGLVCLAVLAQQKPETKLPRRALKAILRLDDIFKRLTELATQYKTSHLLLGVVAGCLDDLPRQKDTARLDLLSQIFQNQLLGEPEMSKAMALVLEATSSVHKDGAMSLDAQARLADLVQVFSQSESLRPTFQKTIAESSFDIAALEHNLQTVIDTAPAPRTVEDVEMEDVEKEEEQDHFSSTVESLSGEKLFKGSFLSTQSIPLFEKLAQAFTLAIGSKEKCQTFSDLAALGKNEAEKSPQYLSFFIRVFSGPYSMGTRVTALNMITSFLTSTESTNLDFQALLPFLLVTLTDPSERVRREAAAALAAVGSLYKKNRKGEDIWARDNLYGQPKDIKWLPTRDAQKVFERAVLPSLEECIFDATHIGKVLENTLRGVSVDANASELKKPLRLAFFTFLCSHAIELPLFTPKLGLLNILNRIDKAGGTTRTKELEPLLKTWRGFSEREVQDICEKERVPVSDVERQMVAIVTPKEKDSIMILLSNVSSHSESLRPSFIAAVFGRIKDIWARVAEDRQTVAAEQLFDISLGLSDLPLVNNSRDLLRSVQLPGSVLAQFLERIPVSLTDMEALGPAPKRRRTSQNNMIAMTVKDEAEFGKVMEKMTFILELVDSSSPETHPELADGLFQTLAALHHFKSQIQSGMSYLLSLTLGSLLAIVNRSKESAKAQFDTSVIRADLVVDCVRTTESPQVQNAALLLVAGLSVIAPELVLHSVMPIFTFMGSSVLRKDDDYSVSVIDQTIDQVVPALIQSLRDQKRDVVSGTSELLLSFTAAFEHIPSHRRLRLFHALITKLGTQDFLFAVLAMLANRYAMDKDVLVLMTGLVSDASAPVELTTYSKFLGLVSDSLKPKPGISQVLLGIGSDDGREPQKVAVDLLRDLAYLFKHSSLKVKMAKTFASEDEEAIRQLRSTFSQILEQVLTIGDSVQSMKLVSQANGDVLAALFGTLTLVDFLDTIEVLLERPNDELRRKVLRLLEGRLRQNPERDSASQIRVLDFLPTLVDIIRNSTDILLKHAAVACIDRIAEKYGKKDPSRVIGAAQVVASEACIGQTDDRIRIMGVLCLASMAETLGQVMIPALPEALSRSLALLELSLEEGKENSRLHDAVFSLFSALFVHIPYMISGPHLDKILLLSFKSANAEECEDDSRQEALKMMARKVDMAATLGAVDRNWQYAVQAGPVATKETLEVVSLAVEKHPKSATGKNIGVLSSILFKAFDLRREQLALGANATFDAADVDETEDALNDVTIKMIYKLNDTTFRPIFTKMLDWATSGLPKKDTQGSLARLTAFYKFLQVFFGTLQSIVTGYASYIIESVVSVLGKASPADKSTKALWLATMRLLRNAFEHDQDEFWQSPSHLNQISTPLINQLAHATNSSTAATVIAEAVPAITELAVAADSTDNHKELNTALMKFLRPSAGPNGKPAGGENPHTRLAALKAEQSLTEQLGEEWLALLPEMLPYISELMEDEDENVEREVRKWVKQIENVLGEKLDDMLT; translated from the exons ATGGCTTCGTCCCTCGCCGCGCAGCTGTCGCAGATTGCGGCAAAATCGACAAACCAGCTCGATCTCAAGGCTCAGAGAATAGCGCATTCGCAGTCCCTGATTTTTGACAGGAAAGTTGCTAGCATTCAGGATTTTGACACGGTCTACCAAATATGCTACGAGGGTTTCCAGGAGCTATGCCAGCTGGATTCACGATTCACAGCATTCGAGCGCACAATTTTCAGCGAGCAGAGCAAGGCTGAAGATCGCACACAGCTGACTGCAGCTCAGAATAAGGAACTCGATGTGGCCTTGGAGGCTTTTCTTGCTCTGGTTGGAGGACGATTACTGTTGAATCCTGCTATTAAGGCCGTCGAGTGGCTTGTCAGACGTTTCAG AATTCACGAATATAACACGTCATTTACGATTCTCACATTCCTACCATACTACACCACCCCATTATTCTTGAATCTCCTGGCCATCCTTCCCGAAGACCTGACGCCGACCTTCAAAGTCCTGATTCCCTACAAAAAAAGCTCGATCAATCCACCTCGCCATCCGCTTGTGCACAGTGCTACTACGAATAAGCCCTTCTTGGCGGCATTGAACAGCTATGTCCTCCAGGTGAGCCGGCAGCAAGCGCATCATCATGCGCTTCTGGCATTCTGGGCCGGCGTCTACACTGAGGCCGTCGCGGGAATGCTGGATGCATCGCGCTCCGGACGCCGAGAAATCGAGAAACAGAAGCACGAAGATATCGTCATAAGTGTTCTCCCAATTCTGAACGATGGTTTCGCTATGAAGAACGTCTCGGAGCTGATCATTGGCTGCTACATGGTTTCCGTGGTGCTTGCACAAAAGGCGTCTCTTCAGGACAAGGTCCTTGACAGTTTGATGGAGGCCGTTGCCGGATCGTGGACAGAAGAGACTGTCGAATCAGGCCTAGTGTGCCTGGCTGTTCTGGCACAGCAAAAGCCTGAAACAAAGTTACCAAGACGTGCTTTGAAGGCAATCTTGCGATTGGACGATATTTTCAAGCGGTTGACCGAATTAGCGACACAATACAAGACCTCtcaccttcttctcggggTAGTTGCCGGCTGCCTTGACGATCTTCCAAGACAAAAGGACACAGCACGCCTTGATCTCTTGTCGCAGATTTTCCAGAACCAGCTCTTGGGTGAGCCGGAAATGAGCAAGGCTATGGCCTTGGTCCTGGAAGCCACGAGCAGTGTGCATAAGGATGGTGCCATGTCCTTGGATGCTCAGGCACGTCTTGCAGATCTAGTTCAAGTGTTCAGCCAGTCCGAGTCTCTGCGGCCTACTTTCCAGAAGACAATCGCGGAGTCATCTTTCGACATTGCTGCGCTGGAACACAACCTCCAGACAGTGATTGATACCGCGCCTGCGCCTCGTACTGTGGAAGATGTCGAGATGGAAGAtgtggagaaggaagaagagcaagatcaCTTCTCATCGACTGTGGAGTCTTTGAGCGGGGAGAAGTTATTCAAGGGCTCTTTCCTCAGCACACAATCCATCCCCTTGTTCGAAAAACTTGCCCAAGCCTTTACACTGGCAATTGGCTCGAAAGAGAAATGTCAGACCTTCTCCGACCTGGCGGCTCTTGGGAAGAACGAGGCTGAAAAGTCTCCTCAATatctttccttcttcatcagagTCTTCTCTGGTCCATATTCAATGGGCACGCGGGTCACGGCTTTGAATATGATCACCTCTTTCCTCACATCCACCGAGAGCACGAATCTAGACTTCCAGGCGCTTTTGCCATTCCTGCTAGTTACTCTCACAGATCCGTCGGAACGTGTTCGCCGTGAGGCAGCTGCAGCTCTTGCTGCTGTCGGTAGTCTCTACAAGAAGAATaggaagggagaagacatCTGGGCTCGCGACAACCTCTATGGCCAACCGAAGGACATTAAATGGCTCCCCACTCGCGACGCACAGAAGGTTTTCGAGCGTGCAGTGCTTCCCAGTTTGGAGGAATGCATCTTCGATGCGACTCACATTGGCAAGGTTTTGGAGAACACTCTTCGGGGAGTGTCGGTCGATGCGAATGCGTCCGAGCTCAAGAAACCTCTGCGACTGGCATTTTTCACCTTCCTGTGCTCCCATGCTATCGAGCTTCCGTTGTTCACACCTAAACTTGGCTTGCTCAACATTCTCAACCGTATCGACAAGGCTGGTGGAACCACTCGCACGAAGGAGCTTGAGCCTCTGCTGAAGACTTGGCGTGGATTTAGTGAGCGTGAAGTCCAGGATATCTGCGAGAAAGAGCGAGTTCCTGTTTCTGATGTAGAGCGTCAGATGGTGGCGATTGTGACACCCAAGGAGAAGGACTCCATTATGATTCTTTTGTCGAATGTGAGCTCTCACTCGGAGTCTCTGCGGCCTTCTTTCATTGCAGCTGTCTTTGGCCGCATAAAAGACATCTGGGCTCGGGTGGCGGAGGATCGTCAGACTGTGGCTGCGGAGCAGCTGTTCGATATCTCGCTTGGCCTTTCCGACTTGCCTCTTGTAAATAATAGCAgagatcttctccgcagcGTTCAGCTCCCAGGCTCTGTACTCGCCCAATTTCTGGAAAGAATACCTGTCTCTCTTACTGACATGGAAGCTCTTGGGCCTGCACCAAAGAGAAGACGCACTAGTCAGAACAACATGATTGCGATGACTGTGAAGGATGAGGCTGAGTTTGGCAAGgtcatggagaagatgacttTCATCCTGGAGCTTGTTGACAGCTCATCACCGGAGACTCACCCTGAGCTCGCCGACGGTCTCTTCCAGACGCTGGCTGCTCTCCATCACTTCAAGTCTCAGATTCAGTCTGGAATGAGCTATTTGCTGAGCTTGACTTTGGGTAGTCTGCTGGCCATTGTCAACCGGTCAAAGGAGAGCGCAAAGGCACAGTTCGATACCTCAGTTATTCGCGCCGACCTGGTCGTAGATTGCGTGCGGACCACAGAGAGCCCTCAAGTGCAGAATGCAGCTTTGCTTCTCGTGGCCGGGCTTTCCGTCATCGCCCCAGAGTTGGTTCTTCACAGCGTGATGCCCATTTTCACGTTCATGGGCTCCAGTGTTCTCAGGAAAGATGATGATTACTCGGTTTCTGTTATTGACCAGACTATCGACCAGGTTGTGCCCGCTCTTATCCAGTCCCTGCGTGATCAGAAGCGTGACGTGGTATCTGGAACATCCGAACTGCTGCTAAGCTTTACAGCTGCGTTTGAGCACATCCCTTCACACCGTCGTCTGCGGCTCTTCCATGCTCTAATCACGAAGCTAGGAACGCAGGACTTCTTATTTGCTGTTTTGGCAATGCTCGCCAACAGATATGCCATGGACAAGGATGTTCTCGTTTTGATGACAGGTCTCGTTTCTGATGCCAGTGCTCCTGTCGAGCTTACC ACATACAGCAAATTCCTGGGATTGGTCAGCGACTCGCTCAAGCCAAAACCTGGCATCTCGCAAGTTCTCCTTGGAATTGGTAGTGATGATGGGCGCGAGCCGCAGAAAGTTGCGGTTGACCTGCTTCGTGACTTGGCATATCTCTTCAAACATTCGTctctcaaggtcaagatgGCCAAGACATTTGCCtcggaggacgaagaggctaTCAGACAGCTCCGTTCCACTTTCTCTCAGATCCTGGAACAGGTCCTGACCATTGGTGATTCCGTGCAGAGCATGAAGCTCGTCAGCCAGGCGAACGGTGACGTTCTGGCCGCGTTGTTCGGCACACTGACACTGGTCGACTTCCTCGACACTATCGAAGTGCTGCTTGAGCGGCCTAACGATGAACTCCGTCGGAAAGTGCTCCGGCTCCTCGAGGGACGCCTTCGGCAGAACCCAGAACGCGACAGCGCCTCTCAGATCCGGGTGCTTGACTTCTTGCCTACCCTTGTTGACATTATCCGCAACTCGACGGATATCCTGCTCAAGCACGCCGCGGTTGCCTGTATCGATCGCATTGCCGAGAAGTACGGCAAGAAGGATCCGTCAAGAGTTATTGGTGCTGCTCAGGTTGTGGCTAGCGAGGCCTGCATTGGCCAGACGGACGACCGCATTCGTATCATGGGTGTCTTGTGCCTTGCATCCATGGCTGAGACCCTTGGCCAAGTCATGATTCCAGCACTTCCAGAGGCCCTCAGCCGCTCGCTGGCTCTGCTTGAACTGAGCTtggaggagggcaaggagaaCTCCCGGTTACACGATGCCGTCTTCTCGTTGTTCTCGGCGCTCTTTGTTCATATTCCGTATATGATCTCAGGCCCTCATCTCGATAAGATCCTTCTGCTCTCTTTCAAGTCAGCCAACGCTGAAGAATGCGAGGACGATAGCCGACAAGAAGcattgaagatgatggccCGGAAGGTTGACATGGCTGCGACGTTGGGGGCTGTTGATCGTAACTGGCAGTACGCGGTGCAGGCCGGGCCGGTCGCCACCAAGGAGACGCTGGAGGTGGTTAGCCTTGCTGTGGAGAAGCATCCCAAGTCCGCGACTGGCAAGAATATCGGGGTCTTGTCGAGCATCCTGTTCAAGGCATTCGATCTACGCCGGGAGCAGCTTGCACTGGGAGCGAACGCCACCTTTGACGCGGCCGACGTTGATGAAACTGAAGACGCGCTCAACGACGTCACGATCAAGATGATCTACAAGCTGAACGACACCACTTTCCGTCCGATCTTCACGAAGATGCTGGATTGGGCCACGTCTGGCCTACCAAAGAAAGATACCCAGGGCAGCTTGGCCAGACTTACAGCGTTCTACAAGTTCTTGCAGGTCTTCTTTGGAACTCTCCAG TCTATCGTCACTGGTTATGCCAGCTATATCATCGAAAGCGTGGTTTCCGTCCTCGGAAAGGCCAGTCCGGCCGACAAGAGCACCAAGGCTCTGTGGTTGGCCACGATGCGTTTGCTCCGCAATGCCTTTGAGCACGATCAAGACG AATTCTGGCAATCCCCATCACACCTGAACCAAATCTCCACCCCACTCATCAACCAACTCGCACACGCCACGAATTCCTCCACAGCAGCCACCGTAATCGCCGAGGCCGTGCCAGCGATCACCGAGCTGGCCGTGGCTGCCGACTCAACAGACAACCACAAGGAACTTAACACGGCACTGATGAAGTTCCTCCGTCCATCTGCCGGCCCGAACGGCAAACCCGCCGGGGGCGAGAACCCGCACACGCGCCTCGCAGCCCTCAAGGCCGAGCAATCGCTCACCGAGCAGCTGGGCGAGGAGTGGCTTGCCCTTCTGCCTGAGATGCTGCCGTATATCAGCGAGctgatggaggatgaggacgagaaCGTCGAGCGCGAAGTCCGCAAATGGGTGAAGCAGATTGAAAACGTTCTGGGTGAGAAGTTGGATGATATGTTGACGTAG